In Mycobacteriales bacterium, the genomic stretch ACGCTTCGTAGACCGACTCGCGGGCCAGGACCGCGGACAGCGGCAGGTAGCCGCCGGTCACCCGCTTGCCGCAGGTGAGCAGGTCCGGGCTGACGCCGGCGTGCTCCACCGCCCACCACCGACCGGTCGCGCCGATGCCGGTGGCTACCTCGTCGGCCACCATGGCCGCGCCGTGGCGGTCGCAGAGCCGTCGTACGCCGCGCAGGAACTCCGCGTCGTGGGTGAGCATGCCGCCGGCCGCCTGCACCATCGGCTCGACGACGATCGCGCAGACGCGGTCGCCGTCGCGGGCCATCAGGGCGGCGAGTTCGTCGACCACTTCGGTGGCGCGATCGGTCGCCGTCTGCCCGGGCTTGCGGACGCCCGGCGAGGAGACCATCCGGGTGTCGAGCAGGATCGGCCGGTACGCCGCGTGGAACGTCGCGATCCCGCCGACGCTGACCGCGCCGAGGGTGTCTCCGTGGTAGCCCTCGGCGAGGTGCACGAAGAGTGGGCGGACCTCGCCGCGCTGGTCGGCCGCCTGGAACGCCATCTTGATCGCGGCCTCGACCGCCGACGCGCCGTCCCCGGCGTAGAACACCCGGGACAGCCCGGCCGGGGCGACCGAGAGCAGCTCCTCGGCCAGCTCGACCCCGGGCCGGTGGCTCAGCCCGAGAAACGTGGAGTGGTCCAGGCGGTCGAGCTGGGCCCGGATCGCGGCATCGATGGCGGGCTCGCGGTGTCCGTGCACCGTCACCCACAGCGAGCTGACGCCGTCGAGGTAGCGCCGGCCCTGATCGTCGACGAGGTGCATCCCGTCGGCGGACTCGATGACGAGCGGATCGTCGTCGGGCCACCGGCTGTGCTGGGTGAACGGGTGCCAGACCGAGCGCAGGTCGCGGTCCACCCAGTCGGAGGTGCTCATGGTTCGCAGTCTGGCACGCTGGCCACGTGTCGATCCTGTC encodes the following:
- the bioA gene encoding adenosylmethionine--8-amino-7-oxononanoate transaminase, yielding MSTSDWVDRDLRSVWHPFTQHSRWPDDDPLVIESADGMHLVDDQGRRYLDGVSSLWVTVHGHREPAIDAAIRAQLDRLDHSTFLGLSHRPGVELAEELLSVAPAGLSRVFYAGDGASAVEAAIKMAFQAADQRGEVRPLFVHLAEGYHGDTLGAVSVGGIATFHAAYRPILLDTRMVSSPGVRKPGQTATDRATEVVDELAALMARDGDRVCAIVVEPMVQAAGGMLTHDAEFLRGVRRLCDRHGAAMVADEVATGIGATGRWWAVEHAGVSPDLLTCGKRVTGGYLPLSAVLARESVYEAFLGSADKTFFHGHTYTANPLCAAAAIANLRLMRERDTVAAAESLGRRLGRLLEPLAAYDGVSEIRRIGTMTGIEVHSVGERTGDAVCRRARELGVIVRPLGDVVVLMPPLAMGDDDVTELVAVVDRAVREVVR